From a single Capsicum annuum cultivar UCD-10X-F1 chromosome 12, UCD10Xv1.1, whole genome shotgun sequence genomic region:
- the LOC107850916 gene encoding uncharacterized protein LOC107850916, with amino-acid sequence MNSSGMGGGFLSGYNGGFLGMNRLQQPQSISNNAVHGHQTNHSNVQLSVSANLGLEHDKPIGLMDVKGCMAFGKDKAAGPSNVVNTGNNPNNNTSDEDEPSFTEDGNGDNNCGALGKKASPWQRMKWTDNVVRLLIQVVACVGDDGSLEGPEVGLKRKSGCIQKKGKWKTVSRLMMSNGCHVSPQQCEDKFNDLNKRYKKLNDILGRGTSCAVVENPSLMDSMPQLSDKAKDTVKKILNSKHLFYREMCAYHNGQKIPDCNDLEFPVHSSPVASQCAKDHTGSQGHEAEENDESDDDDEESDDEEDNHGNGDAHRRVEEDGSFQPQTSGNDNFLSEINEFFQDPTKSKWEQRMWIKKRMLQLEEEKIGIQAEAFELEKRQFKWQRFCQKKDRELEIERLENERLMLENEHMKLQLKHKEHEIVSAKPNISFNSAPLCLDRPQGRDQIDAARYH; translated from the coding sequence ATGAATAGTTCTGGTATGGGTGGTGGTTTTTTATCAGGGTATAATGGTGGATTTTTGGGGATGAATAGGCTGCAACAGCCGCAGTCGATTAGTAATAATGCAGTTCATGGTCATCAGACGAATCACAGTAACGTTCAATTGTCGGTGAGTGCGAATTTGGGGCTTGAACATGATAAACCAATTGGTTTGATGGATGTAAAAGGTTGTATGGCTTTTGGGAAGGATAAAGCAGCTGGTCCAAGTAACGTTGTGAATACCGGTAATAATCCTAATAACAATACGAGCGACGAGGATGAGCCTAGCTTTACGGAGGATGGGAATGGTGATAACAACTGTGGGGCACTGGGGAAAAAGGCATCTCCGTGGCAGAGAATGAAGTGGACGGATAATGTTGTTAGGCTTCTTATACAAGTAGTTGCATGTGTTGGAGATGACGGTAGTTTGGAGGGTCCTGAAGTGGGGTTGAAGAGGAAATCGGGTTGCATTCAGAAAAAGGGTAAATGGAAAACAGTCTCGCGATTAATGATGAGCAACGGTTGTCATGTCTCGCCTCAGCAGTGTGAGGACAAGTTTAACGATTTGAACAAGAGGTACAAGAAATTGAATGACATTCTTGGGAGGGGTACTTCTTGTGCCGTAGTGGAAAATCCGTCTCTAATGGACTCCATGCCGCAGCTTTCCGACAAGGCCAAGGACACAGTGAAAAAGATACTCAACTCAAAACATTTGTTCTATCGAGAGATGTGTGCTTACCATAACGGACAAAAGATACCTGATTGCAACGATCTTGAATTTCCAGTTCACTCTTCACCTGTTGCGTCACAGTGTGCAAAAGATCATACTGGCTCCCAGGGACATGAAgctgaagaaaatgatgaaagtgatgacgatgatgaagaatcggatgatgaagaagataacCATGGTAACGGTGATGCACATAGACGAGTTGAAGAAGATGGTAGCTTTCAGCCACAAACTAGCGGGAATGATAATTTTTTGTCTGAAATTAATGAATTTTTTCAAGACCCTACGAAGTCCAAGTGGGAACAGAGAATGTGGATTAAGAAACGGATGCTACAACTAGAAGAGGAAAAGATCGGAATCCAAGCTGAAGCCTTTGAATTAGAGAAACGTCAGTTTAAGTGGCAAAGGTTCTGCCAAAAGAAAGACAGGGAGCTTGAAATAGAAAGGCTGGAGAACGAGAGATTAATGTTGGAGAATGAGCATATGAAATTGCAGCTGAAGCATAAGGAGCACGAAATAGTCAGTGCGAAGCCCAATATTTCTTTCAATTCTGCACCTCTCTGCTTAGATAGACCACAGGGAAGAGATCAGATTGATGCAGCTAGGTATCATTAG
- the LOC107851015 gene encoding protein slowmo homolog, with the protein MVRAYTQEHTYKHPWERVTSASWRKFADPENKRILSHILEVDTLNHNLDSSSGKLYTTRAITIHAPGPWFIRKIIRQDICHCVESTVVDAQSRSMQLSTRNISLEKYIEVEEKIRYDPHPDNPNSWTICKQETRIRIKPLSALASMAEKIEQKCADKFQANSAKGREVMERMCKYLEAESRGISA; encoded by the coding sequence ATGGTCAGAGCGTATACGCAAGAGCACACTTATAAGCACCCATGGGAAAGAGTAACTTCTGCATCGTGGCGTAAGTTTGCTGATCCTGAGAACAAGCGGATTCTATCACATATCCTCGAAGTTGACACATTGAACCACAATCTCGATTCCAGCTCAGGGAAGCTTTATACGACTCGTGCCATAACTATCCATGCACCAGGACCATGGTTCATCCGGAAAATCATTCGTCAAGACATCTGCCACTGTGTAGAATCAACTGTCGTTGATGCTCAATCTCGGTCCATGCAGCTCTCTACTCGAAACATTAGTCTGGAGAAGTATATAGAAGTCGAGGAGAAAATCAGATATGATCCTCATCCAGATAATCCGAATTCATGGACCATCTGCAAGCAGGAAACACGCATCAGGATTAAGCCCTTGTCGGCACTGGCTTCAATGGCGGAGAAAATAGAACAGAAGTGCGCGGACAAGTTTCAGGCAAACAGCGCGAAGGGAAGAGAAGTAATGGAACGAATGTGTAAGTACCTCGAAGCTGAATCCAGAGGCATTTCGGCATGA